Proteins found in one Paralichthys olivaceus isolate ysfri-2021 chromosome 19, ASM2471397v2, whole genome shotgun sequence genomic segment:
- the trdn gene encoding triadin isoform X1, whose protein sequence is MSSQSNGGAVVPSARTNQRTFLDDVILTFSSPMAWLLVVALIITWSAVAIVLFDLLDFKTLADYTSYCDDPVCLSPAMSKPRESHDVLQGLPPPSAIAKRGLKGRGGVRPLRSGPAGVPAGVTAQESTDWLELIWTFAASLVAPDDEEEGIHQLTETLTSFQSEEL, encoded by the exons ATGAGCAGTCAGTCCAACGGGGGGGCGGTGGTCCCTTCAGCTCGGACCAatcagaggacatttttggaTGATGTCATCTTAACCTTTAGCTCTCCAATGGCTTGGCTGCTGGTCGTGGCTCTGATCATCACGTGGTCGGCTGTAGCCATCGTTCTGTTTGATCTGCTTGATTTTAAGACTCTAGCAG ACTACACATCATACTGTGACGACCCCGTGTGTTTATCTcctg CAATGTCCAAACCCAGAGAAAGCCACGATGTACTTCAAG GTCTCCCCCCTCCTTCTGCCATCGCTAAGAGAGGTTTGAAAGGCAGAG GCGGTGTTCGTCCACTCAGGTCAGGCCCCGCCGGAGTCCCTGCAGGAGTCACAGCTCAGGAGAGCACCGATTGGTTGGAGTTGATATGGACGTTTGCGGCTAGTCTGGTAGCTcctgatgatgaggaggaaggtATTCATCAGCTA
- the trdn gene encoding triadin isoform X3, producing the protein MSSQSNGGAVVPSARTNQRTFLDDVILTFSSPMAWLLVVALIITWSAVAIVLFDLLDFKTLADYTSYCDDPVCLSPGLPPPSAIAKRGLKGRGGVRPLRSGPAGVPAGVTAQESTDWLELIWTFAASLVAPDDEEEGIHQLTETLTSFQSEEL; encoded by the exons ATGAGCAGTCAGTCCAACGGGGGGGCGGTGGTCCCTTCAGCTCGGACCAatcagaggacatttttggaTGATGTCATCTTAACCTTTAGCTCTCCAATGGCTTGGCTGCTGGTCGTGGCTCTGATCATCACGTGGTCGGCTGTAGCCATCGTTCTGTTTGATCTGCTTGATTTTAAGACTCTAGCAG ACTACACATCATACTGTGACGACCCCGTGTGTTTATCTcctg GTCTCCCCCCTCCTTCTGCCATCGCTAAGAGAGGTTTGAAAGGCAGAG GCGGTGTTCGTCCACTCAGGTCAGGCCCCGCCGGAGTCCCTGCAGGAGTCACAGCTCAGGAGAGCACCGATTGGTTGGAGTTGATATGGACGTTTGCGGCTAGTCTGGTAGCTcctgatgatgaggaggaaggtATTCATCAGCTA
- the trdn gene encoding triadin isoform X4, with the protein MSSQSNGGAVVPSARTNQRTFLDDVILTFSSPMAWLLVVALIITWSAVAIVLFDLLDFKTLAAMSKPRESHDVLQGLPPPSAIAKRGLKGRGGVRPLRSGPAGVPAGVTAQESTDWLELIWTFAASLVAPDDEEEGIHQLTETLTSFQSEEL; encoded by the exons ATGAGCAGTCAGTCCAACGGGGGGGCGGTGGTCCCTTCAGCTCGGACCAatcagaggacatttttggaTGATGTCATCTTAACCTTTAGCTCTCCAATGGCTTGGCTGCTGGTCGTGGCTCTGATCATCACGTGGTCGGCTGTAGCCATCGTTCTGTTTGATCTGCTTGATTTTAAGACTCTAGCAG CAATGTCCAAACCCAGAGAAAGCCACGATGTACTTCAAG GTCTCCCCCCTCCTTCTGCCATCGCTAAGAGAGGTTTGAAAGGCAGAG GCGGTGTTCGTCCACTCAGGTCAGGCCCCGCCGGAGTCCCTGCAGGAGTCACAGCTCAGGAGAGCACCGATTGGTTGGAGTTGATATGGACGTTTGCGGCTAGTCTGGTAGCTcctgatgatgaggaggaaggtATTCATCAGCTA
- the trdn gene encoding triadin isoform X5, which produces MSSQSNGGAVVPSARTNQRTFLDDVILTFSSPMAWLLVVALIITWSAVAIVLFDLLDFKTLAGLPPPSAIAKRGLKGRGGVRPLRSGPAGVPAGVTAQESTDWLELIWTFAASLVAPDDEEEGIHQLTETLTSFQSEEL; this is translated from the exons ATGAGCAGTCAGTCCAACGGGGGGGCGGTGGTCCCTTCAGCTCGGACCAatcagaggacatttttggaTGATGTCATCTTAACCTTTAGCTCTCCAATGGCTTGGCTGCTGGTCGTGGCTCTGATCATCACGTGGTCGGCTGTAGCCATCGTTCTGTTTGATCTGCTTGATTTTAAGACTCTAGCAG GTCTCCCCCCTCCTTCTGCCATCGCTAAGAGAGGTTTGAAAGGCAGAG GCGGTGTTCGTCCACTCAGGTCAGGCCCCGCCGGAGTCCCTGCAGGAGTCACAGCTCAGGAGAGCACCGATTGGTTGGAGTTGATATGGACGTTTGCGGCTAGTCTGGTAGCTcctgatgatgaggaggaaggtATTCATCAGCTA
- the trdn gene encoding triadin isoform X2 has protein sequence MSSQSNGGAVVPSARTNQRTFLDDVILTFSSPMAWLLVVALIITWSAVAIVLFDLLDFKTLADYTSYCDDPVCLSPAMSKPRESHDVLQGLPPPSAIAKRGLKGRGGVRPLRSGPAGVPAGVTAQESTDWLELIWTFAASLVAPDDEEEAFQSEEL, from the exons ATGAGCAGTCAGTCCAACGGGGGGGCGGTGGTCCCTTCAGCTCGGACCAatcagaggacatttttggaTGATGTCATCTTAACCTTTAGCTCTCCAATGGCTTGGCTGCTGGTCGTGGCTCTGATCATCACGTGGTCGGCTGTAGCCATCGTTCTGTTTGATCTGCTTGATTTTAAGACTCTAGCAG ACTACACATCATACTGTGACGACCCCGTGTGTTTATCTcctg CAATGTCCAAACCCAGAGAAAGCCACGATGTACTTCAAG GTCTCCCCCCTCCTTCTGCCATCGCTAAGAGAGGTTTGAAAGGCAGAG GCGGTGTTCGTCCACTCAGGTCAGGCCCCGCCGGAGTCCCTGCAGGAGTCACAGCTCAGGAGAGCACCGATTGGTTGGAGTTGATATGGACGTTTGCGGCTAGTCTGGTAGCTcctgatgatgaggaggaag